In the genome of Kitasatospora cathayae, one region contains:
- a CDS encoding DUF4132 domain-containing protein — protein MAWVETGAGGYRVALDDEGRVVCRNAAGRALKSVPSKLGDDPVVTQLKQLAEWLAAHERRCQEDVERWMVRSLPVPAAVLAAVWADDAWRAVLRDVVVTGPDGAVAGFLRDADAERGLGLVDLDGDTVRLTDGEVLIPHPVLLPDLDDLREFAVELGVSQRVQQLYREVWHRPEEPSAGTEVSTYAGGRYRELRELVGRCTRLGCRVRGGSAVQPITEGGRTVEARVWVGDYYEYDACETGALSWAGPDGRALPLAEVGPVAWSEGMRMAAALYAGRTIEGEEPA, from the coding sequence GTGGCATGGGTGGAGACGGGCGCGGGAGGGTACCGCGTCGCGCTCGACGACGAGGGCAGGGTGGTGTGCCGCAACGCTGCGGGGCGCGCGCTCAAGTCCGTGCCGTCGAAGCTCGGTGACGACCCGGTGGTCACCCAGCTCAAGCAGCTCGCCGAATGGCTCGCCGCGCACGAGCGGCGCTGCCAGGAGGACGTCGAGCGGTGGATGGTGCGCTCGCTGCCGGTGCCCGCCGCCGTGCTCGCCGCCGTCTGGGCGGACGACGCCTGGCGGGCGGTCCTGCGGGACGTCGTGGTCACCGGCCCGGACGGCGCCGTCGCCGGCTTCCTGCGCGACGCCGACGCCGAGCGCGGCCTCGGCCTGGTCGACCTGGACGGCGACACCGTCCGCCTCACCGACGGCGAGGTGCTGATACCCCACCCGGTGCTGCTGCCGGACCTCGACGACCTGCGCGAGTTCGCCGTCGAACTCGGCGTCTCCCAGCGCGTCCAGCAGCTCTACCGCGAGGTCTGGCACCGGCCCGAGGAGCCCTCGGCCGGCACCGAGGTCTCCACCTACGCCGGCGGCCGCTACCGCGAACTGCGCGAGCTGGTCGGGCGCTGCACCCGGCTCGGCTGCCGGGTCCGCGGCGGCTCCGCGGTGCAGCCGATCACCGAGGGCGGCCGCACCGTCGAGGCCCGGGTGTGGGTCGGCGACTACTACGAGTACGACGCCTGCGAGACGGGCGCGCTGAGCTGGGCCGGCCCCGACGGCCGGGCCCTGCCGCTCGCCGAGGTCGGACCGGTCGCCTGGTCCGAGGGCATGAGGATGGCCGCCGCCCTGTACGCGGGCCGCACGATCGAAGGCGAGGAGCCCGCATGA
- a CDS encoding DUF5682 family protein: MTSSAVKPTPDGPCGAGADPGVGTDPASDPATDLDVRTEAERLAGSGTDRPGPYLIGVRHHAPSLSAALPALLDAARPEAVLIELPAEFQPWLDLLADEATEAPVALAAAPAGPDDPGRLAFYPFADFSPELVALRWARRHGVEAIACDLPLAHRTAADGTRARRGPTEGRAEGPTEGRAEGPASPGVADALRHRLTGRDSDEDLWDRLVETAAPGSTPEAVRRAGLLVGWALRHDAETGPGVDPYDLRREAWMRARIHAAAADGRRIAVVVGSFHAPALLDGPITPEEPAAPDDPGHVLSLIPYTYPLLDARSGYPAGIRDPEWQHTVLDAGGDPERLTEALTATAVRICAALRTQDHPSGPADAREIVRLAGDLARLRGHAAPGRGELVEAVQTVLAQGEPLGRGRAVARALEQVLVGTRTGRPTPTAPRSGLAPAVEALLAELGLPGPVDPGPRELRLDPLRSPLDRRREVLLHRLTACGVPYAEPVPTTGPGGTETLGTRWRLHWTPTVAALLTVAGTRGVTPAQAAEGNLRTRLSEDPTPREIIDGLTAAASCALPALTTTRLTQLTTTLPTSATLPDLLDALTLLDRLVAGHFPGLAPRPSHTPPPPTDGGDPADAGSATPAGPTGAASGSAGSAAALPSGGSAVAGSSGRAGSAVAYPQAGQAMGGALGDGGSDPGGPLAGVAHPETLAGAASGLVSVAGAGTSDDSPVAFAGGDPTSPSNTSVEGSAARPLHAAAELLTTAAVRQVEGLGGSDDPADARALVELARRADRLGGVRLGYVLGELAERGSPLVRGAVGAVRVLLGQEPAGVFGGRAASWVDGATDPRTREALGRALVGLLSAAEGLFDSAPEALEPVLERVTSLPDTAFLDRLPALRGGFDTLSPAARDRLLALVEERLGTRLAALPEAVDPVVVASWVRADLAARAVLARRGLAPLPPPDAVPEPTPQPVPVPAPIPEPAATPPGTGPHALTPADRWRLLLGRPGTGGLTGRSARLATALDELYGSGHGEGSGPGLGDRGGREAPFPGVREWAEELEALFGPGVREEVLAAAVAHGRTDVLEAIDPSAVRPSVDLLRTVLDHAGGLPEARVARLRPLVRRLVDELSRELATRLRPALTGISVPRPSRRPGGGLDLHRTIRANLATARPAPDGSGTVIVPERPVFRTRARQANDWRLILVVDVSGSMEASTVWAALTASILAGVPSLSTHFVAFSTEVLDLTERVADPLSLLLEVRVGGGTSIATGLRYARELVTVPSRTLVAVVSDFEEGGPVNGLLAQARALVDSGVHLLGCAALDDTGTARYSKSVAGQLVAAGMPVAALSPLELARWVGEKVR; this comes from the coding sequence ATGACGAGCAGCGCGGTGAAGCCCACCCCGGACGGTCCCTGCGGGGCCGGCGCCGACCCCGGCGTCGGTACCGACCCCGCCAGCGACCCGGCCACCGACCTCGACGTCCGCACCGAGGCGGAGCGGCTGGCCGGCTCCGGCACCGACCGCCCCGGGCCCTACCTGATCGGCGTGCGCCACCACGCGCCCTCCCTCAGCGCGGCCCTCCCCGCGCTGCTCGACGCCGCCCGTCCCGAGGCGGTCCTGATCGAACTGCCCGCCGAGTTCCAGCCCTGGCTCGACCTGCTCGCCGACGAGGCCACCGAGGCCCCGGTCGCCCTCGCCGCCGCCCCGGCCGGCCCGGACGACCCCGGCCGGCTCGCCTTCTACCCCTTCGCCGACTTCTCCCCGGAACTCGTCGCCCTGCGCTGGGCCCGGCGCCACGGCGTCGAGGCCATCGCCTGCGACCTCCCGCTCGCCCACCGCACCGCCGCCGACGGCACCCGTGCCCGCCGCGGCCCGACGGAAGGACGGGCGGAGGGTCCGACGGAAGGACGGGCGGAGGGCCCCGCGTCCCCCGGCGTGGCGGACGCGCTGCGCCACCGTCTCACCGGCCGAGACTCCGACGAGGACCTGTGGGACCGCCTGGTCGAGACCGCCGCCCCCGGCTCCACTCCGGAGGCCGTCCGGCGCGCCGGCCTCCTGGTCGGCTGGGCCCTGCGCCACGACGCCGAGACCGGCCCCGGCGTCGACCCGTACGACCTGCGCCGCGAGGCCTGGATGCGCGCCCGCATCCACGCCGCCGCGGCCGACGGACGCCGGATCGCCGTCGTCGTCGGCTCCTTCCACGCCCCCGCCCTGCTGGACGGCCCGATCACCCCCGAGGAACCGGCCGCCCCCGACGACCCCGGGCACGTGCTCTCCCTGATCCCGTACACCTACCCGCTGCTCGACGCCCGCTCCGGCTACCCGGCGGGCATCCGCGACCCGGAGTGGCAGCACACCGTCCTCGACGCCGGCGGCGACCCGGAGCGCCTCACCGAGGCGCTCACCGCCACCGCCGTCCGGATCTGCGCCGCCCTGCGCACCCAGGACCACCCCTCCGGCCCGGCCGACGCCCGCGAGATCGTCCGCCTCGCCGGCGACCTCGCCCGGCTGCGCGGCCACGCCGCCCCCGGCCGCGGCGAACTCGTCGAAGCCGTCCAGACCGTCCTCGCCCAGGGCGAACCCCTCGGTCGCGGCCGGGCCGTCGCCCGCGCCCTCGAACAGGTCCTGGTCGGCACCCGCACCGGGCGCCCCACCCCCACCGCCCCGCGCAGCGGGCTCGCCCCCGCCGTCGAAGCCCTCCTCGCCGAGCTCGGCCTCCCCGGCCCCGTCGACCCGGGCCCGCGCGAGCTGCGCCTCGACCCGCTGCGCAGCCCCCTCGACCGCCGCCGCGAAGTCCTCCTCCACCGCCTCACCGCCTGCGGCGTCCCCTACGCGGAGCCCGTCCCCACCACCGGCCCGGGCGGCACCGAAACCCTCGGCACCCGCTGGCGCCTGCACTGGACCCCCACCGTCGCCGCCCTCCTCACCGTCGCCGGCACCCGCGGCGTCACCCCCGCCCAAGCCGCCGAGGGCAACCTCCGCACCCGCCTCAGCGAGGACCCCACCCCCCGCGAGATCATCGACGGCCTCACCGCCGCCGCCTCCTGCGCCCTCCCCGCCCTCACCACCACCCGCCTCACCCAACTCACGACGACCCTCCCCACCAGCGCCACCCTCCCCGACCTCCTCGACGCCCTCACCCTCCTCGACCGCCTCGTCGCCGGCCACTTCCCCGGCCTCGCCCCCCGGCCATCTCACACTCCACCCCCGCCCACCGACGGCGGCGACCCGGCCGACGCCGGCTCCGCCACCCCAGCCGGGCCCACCGGGGCTGCCTCCGGCAGTGCTGGATCTGCCGCCGCGCTGCCGTCCGGCGGCTCGGCGGTCGCGGGCAGTTCGGGTCGTGCCGGCTCTGCCGTCGCGTACCCGCAGGCCGGGCAGGCCATGGGCGGCGCTCTGGGTGACGGCGGTTCCGATCCGGGGGGTCCGCTTGCCGGGGTGGCTCACCCGGAGACCCTGGCCGGGGCTGCCTCCGGGCTCGTTTCCGTTGCCGGGGCAGGGACTTCCGACGACTCACCGGTCGCGTTTGCTGGCGGTGATCCAACATCACCCTCCAACACGAGCGTTGAGGGGTCTGCCGCACGCCCCCTGCATGCTGCCGCGGAGCTGCTGACCACTGCCGCGGTGCGGCAGGTGGAGGGGCTGGGCGGGTCGGACGATCCGGCGGATGCTCGGGCCTTGGTGGAGTTGGCGCGGCGGGCCGATCGGCTGGGCGGGGTGCGGCTGGGCTACGTACTGGGTGAACTCGCGGAGCGGGGGAGCCCGTTGGTGCGGGGTGCGGTCGGGGCGGTGCGGGTGCTGCTGGGGCAGGAACCGGCCGGGGTGTTCGGCGGGCGGGCCGCGTCCTGGGTGGACGGGGCGACCGACCCGCGGACGCGGGAGGCGCTCGGGCGGGCGTTGGTCGGGTTGTTGAGCGCGGCCGAGGGACTGTTCGACAGCGCGCCCGAGGCACTCGAACCCGTGCTGGAGCGGGTCACGTCACTGCCGGACACCGCCTTCCTGGACCGGCTGCCCGCGCTGCGCGGCGGTTTCGACACGCTCAGCCCGGCCGCCCGTGACCGGCTGCTGGCCCTGGTCGAGGAGCGCCTCGGAACCCGGCTCGCCGCGCTGCCCGAGGCGGTCGACCCCGTCGTGGTGGCGAGTTGGGTCCGCGCGGACCTGGCCGCCCGCGCGGTTCTCGCCCGTCGGGGGCTGGCACCGCTGCCACCTCCGGACGCCGTTCCGGAGCCGACCCCGCAACCCGTGCCCGTACCCGCACCCATACCCGAACCCGCCGCCACGCCCCCGGGCACCGGGCCGCACGCCCTCACCCCCGCCGATCGCTGGCGCCTGCTGCTCGGCCGCCCCGGCACCGGTGGTCTGACCGGCCGCAGCGCCCGACTCGCCACCGCGCTCGACGAGTTGTACGGCAGCGGGCACGGCGAGGGTTCCGGCCCGGGCCTGGGCGACCGGGGCGGTCGCGAGGCGCCCTTCCCCGGGGTGCGCGAGTGGGCCGAGGAGCTGGAGGCGCTGTTCGGTCCGGGTGTGCGGGAGGAGGTGCTGGCGGCCGCCGTCGCCCACGGCCGGACGGACGTCCTGGAGGCGATCGACCCGTCCGCCGTCCGTCCGTCCGTCGACCTGCTGCGCACGGTGCTGGACCACGCGGGCGGCCTGCCCGAGGCCCGGGTCGCGCGGCTGCGCCCGCTGGTGCGGCGCCTGGTGGACGAATTGAGCCGTGAGCTGGCGACCAGGCTGCGCCCGGCGCTGACCGGGATCAGTGTGCCGCGCCCGTCCCGGCGCCCGGGAGGCGGGCTGGACCTCCACCGGACCATCCGGGCCAACCTCGCCACCGCCCGGCCCGCACCGGACGGTTCCGGCACCGTGATCGTGCCCGAGCGTCCGGTGTTCCGTACCAGGGCGCGGCAGGCCAACGACTGGCGGCTGATCCTGGTGGTGGACGTGTCCGGGTCGATGGAGGCCTCCACGGTCTGGGCGGCGCTCACCGCCTCGATCCTGGCCGGGGTGCCCTCGCTGAGCACCCACTTCGTCGCCTTCTCCACCGAGGTCCTCGACCTGACGGAGCGGGTGGCGGACCCGTTGAGCCTGCTGCTGGAGGTGCGGGTCGGCGGCGGCACCAGCATCGCGACCGGGCTGCGGTACGCGCGCGAGCTGGTGACGGTGCCGTCGAGGACGCTGGTCGCGGTGGTCAGCGACTTCGAGGAGGGCGGCCCGGTCAACGGGCTGCTCGCGCAGGCCCGGGCCCTGGTGGACTCCGGCGTTCACCTGCTCGGCTGCGCGGCGCTGGACGACACCGGGACGGCCCGGTACTCGAAGTCGGTCGCGGGGCAGCTGGTCGCGGCCGGTATGCCCGTGGCGGCACTGAGCCCGCTGGAACTGGCCCGCTGGGTGGGGGAGAAGGTCCGTTGA
- a CDS encoding helix-turn-helix domain-containing protein, giving the protein MNASSSATPPPMSWQYCGDQIKLWWARAGVSREDLAAQAGYSYESLRSMEAGRRKPSLHLLRVADEMCGAKGILMAGADYLKPEKYPSSAEDYMMYEAEAVALNWYENHFFPGLLQTEETVRTLLDSHWPPLDDETVETRVAARLERQEMLKVQTRAFDFLIEEGVLRRPLTTIEAHHRQLRHVLTVSGARHITVQVVPSRGIHPGLNGQFILLETAEHQRLAYEEGQALGMLHADPARVSILSHRHEMILRQALDPEASTKLISELLEEL; this is encoded by the coding sequence ATGAACGCGTCCTCGTCCGCCACGCCGCCACCGATGTCGTGGCAGTACTGCGGCGACCAGATCAAGTTGTGGTGGGCGCGCGCCGGCGTCAGCCGCGAGGATCTGGCGGCACAAGCCGGGTACAGCTACGAGAGCCTGCGATCGATGGAGGCGGGACGGCGGAAGCCCTCGCTGCACCTGTTGCGGGTGGCGGACGAAATGTGCGGCGCGAAGGGGATCCTGATGGCGGGAGCGGACTACCTGAAGCCGGAGAAATATCCGTCGTCCGCCGAGGACTACATGATGTATGAAGCCGAGGCCGTAGCACTCAACTGGTACGAGAACCACTTCTTTCCGGGCCTGTTGCAGACCGAGGAGACCGTAAGAACGCTCCTCGACTCCCACTGGCCACCACTCGATGACGAGACCGTCGAGACGCGAGTCGCTGCTAGATTGGAACGCCAGGAAATGCTGAAGGTTCAGACCAGAGCCTTCGACTTTCTGATCGAAGAAGGCGTCCTACGACGGCCCCTCACAACTATCGAAGCCCACCACCGACAACTGCGCCACGTTCTGACTGTCAGCGGGGCGCGCCACATCACGGTTCAAGTGGTTCCATCCCGAGGAATTCACCCTGGTCTGAACGGGCAGTTCATCCTTCTGGAAACAGCCGAGCACCAGCGGCTCGCGTATGAGGAGGGCCAGGCGTTGGGCATGCTCCACGCAGACCCTGCCAGGGTAAGCATCCTCAGTCATCGCCATGAAATGATCCTCCGGCAGGCACTCGATCCCGAGGCCTCGACCAAGTTGATCAGCGAGTTGCTGGAGGAGCTATGA
- a CDS encoding DUF397 domain-containing protein, translating into MNDALTWFKSSYSNTEGGACVEIALTSSTVRVRDSKDRTGPQLAFTAQAWADFLAFTQNESPHAG; encoded by the coding sequence ATGAACGATGCGCTGACCTGGTTCAAGTCCAGCTACAGCAACACCGAGGGCGGTGCCTGTGTCGAGATCGCCCTCACCTCGAGCACCGTCCGCGTCCGCGACTCCAAGGACAGGACTGGCCCCCAACTCGCCTTCACCGCCCAGGCCTGGGCGGACTTCCTCGCCTTCACTCAGAACGAATCGCCCCACGCGGGCTGA
- a CDS encoding ATP-binding protein: MTPTETIATPERQIVPPEEKHAAELEFLAAHDSGPRPPGWRLTPRAVVTFVMGSGGEKLKAGRRGLVIEPKFVGERALVERCVVTLAGERGLLLVGEPGTAKSMLSELLAAAVCGTSALTVQGTAGTTEDQLKYGWNYALLLAKGPSREALVPSPVLTAMTTGAVARVEEVTRCLPEVQDALVSLLSERRVAVPELAGTPDGQLHAAAGFTLIATANLRDKGVSEMSAALKRRFNFETVGPIGSLAAEVELVRRQSTTAVARAGAGYAVDDAVLEALVTAFRDLRTGRSTEGWEVERPSTVMSTAEAVSVATALGVTAAYLPDGGDLLGRLPGQLLGVVRKDDPADAARLLGYWDGPVRRRAEQGAATWRTLWDLRSALEA, translated from the coding sequence ATGACCCCCACCGAGACCATCGCGACCCCGGAACGGCAGATCGTCCCGCCCGAGGAGAAGCACGCCGCCGAACTGGAGTTCCTGGCCGCCCACGACAGCGGCCCGCGCCCGCCCGGCTGGCGGCTCACCCCGCGCGCCGTCGTCACCTTCGTCATGGGCAGCGGCGGCGAGAAGCTCAAGGCCGGGCGCCGCGGCCTGGTGATCGAGCCCAAGTTCGTCGGCGAGCGCGCCCTGGTCGAGCGCTGCGTCGTCACCCTCGCCGGGGAGCGCGGCCTGCTGCTCGTCGGCGAGCCCGGCACCGCCAAGTCGATGCTCTCCGAACTGCTCGCCGCCGCCGTCTGCGGCACCAGCGCGCTCACCGTCCAGGGCACCGCCGGTACCACCGAGGACCAGCTCAAGTACGGCTGGAACTACGCCCTGCTGCTCGCCAAGGGCCCCAGCCGCGAAGCCCTCGTCCCCTCCCCGGTGCTCACCGCGATGACCACCGGAGCCGTCGCCCGGGTCGAGGAGGTGACCCGCTGCCTGCCCGAGGTGCAGGACGCCCTGGTCTCCCTGCTCTCCGAACGGCGCGTCGCCGTCCCCGAGTTGGCCGGCACCCCGGACGGGCAGCTGCACGCCGCCGCCGGCTTCACCCTGATCGCCACCGCCAACCTGCGGGACAAGGGCGTCAGCGAGATGTCCGCCGCCCTCAAGCGGCGGTTCAACTTCGAGACGGTCGGCCCGATCGGCAGCCTCGCCGCCGAGGTCGAACTGGTCCGCCGCCAGTCCACCACCGCCGTCGCCCGGGCCGGCGCCGGCTACGCCGTCGACGACGCCGTCCTGGAGGCCCTGGTCACCGCCTTCCGCGACCTGCGCACCGGCCGCTCCACCGAGGGCTGGGAGGTCGAGCGCCCGTCCACCGTGATGAGCACCGCGGAAGCCGTCTCCGTCGCCACCGCGCTCGGCGTCACCGCCGCCTACCTGCCCGACGGCGGCGACCTCCTCGGCCGCCTCCCCGGTCAACTCCTCGGCGTCGTCCGCAAGGACGACCCGGCGGACGCGGCCCGGCTGCTCGGCTACTGGGACGGCCCGGTCCGCCGCCGAGCCGAACAGGGCGCCGCCACCTGGCGCACCCTGTGGGACCTCCGCTCGGCGCTGGAGGCCTGA